Within the Miscanthus floridulus cultivar M001 chromosome 2, ASM1932011v1, whole genome shotgun sequence genome, the region CGATCTGAACCAGGAAGGAGAGGTTGGAGAAGGAGTCCGGGATGCCGCCGGAGAGCGCGTTGTGCGACACGTCGAACACGCCGAGGTTGTGCAGCCTCCCCAGCGACGCCGAGATCTCGCCGGTGAGGTTGTTCCGCGCCAAGTCCAGCACCTGGAGCACCACCATGTCGCCGAACTCCTCGGGGATGCCTCCGGAGAGCGCATTGTAAGACAGGTCCAGGTACTCCAACGTCTGGTACCTTGTCCAGCCGCTGACCGCCGCGCCGGAGTAGAGCCGCGTGAAGTCGCAGCTCTTGAGCGTCGGCACCTGCAGCAGCCGCTCCGGCCGGATGCCCGCGAACTCCAGCAGCCCGCCCACGCCCTTACACGAGTTCCCCACGTTGCGCACGAACGCCAGCGTGTTACCGGACAGGATCCCGCTGAGAGGGGTCGACCCGAGCTGCCGGCCGAGCCGCCGCGGGATCTCGCCGGTGAGTCGGTTGCTGTTGAGGTCCAGCCACATGAGACTGCTGCAGTTGCCGAGCTCCTTGGGGATCACTCCCTCCAGGCTGTTGTTGGCCAGTTGCAGCACGGCGAGCCGCGTGAGCCGCCCGAACTCTGGCAGGATGGTGCCGGTGATCCGGTTGCTCGTGAGCGACACCCACTCGAGGCCGGTGCAGTTGAACAGCTCGACGGGGATGTCGCCGCCTATGAAGTTGTTGTTGAGGATCAGCGTGCGGAGGCCGCGGCATTGCCCCAGCTCCGCCGGGATCCGGCCCTCTAGGCCGTTGAACCACATCACCAGCTTCTCGAGGCCgcgcagctggccgagctccgGCGGGATCGGGCCGCGCAGGTAGTTGATACTGAAGTCGATCACCCTCAGGCGCGAGCAGTTGGCAAGCCCCGGCGGGATGGTGCCGGTGACCATGTTGTCCGGCATCCGGAGCTCCTCAAGCGCCGCGCCAGGCGAGCAGAGGTCCGCCGGCAGCGCGCCGGAGATCTTGTTGCTGCTGAGGTCGGCGACCCTGAGGTTGGTGCAGGAGGTGATCGTGCTCGGGAGGGAGCCCGAGATGAAGTTGTTGCTGAGGAGTAGGCTCTCCAGCGACGTCAGGTTGCCGAGCACGGCGGCCGGTATGGCGCCGGTCAGCTTGTTGTCCGCGGCGTCGAGCAGCCGCAGCGATTGGCACGCCGACAAAGACTCCGGGATGGGTCCCGTGATGTTGTTGCTCGACACCTTCAGAATTGTCAGCGAAGCACATGAGTTCCTGATGTTGTCGGGGATCGGGCCGCTGAGGTGGTTCGACGAGACGTCGAACACCTCGAGGCCGGCGATTCCGGCCACCGACTCCTGTATCGACCCGGTGAGGCCGTTGTACGACAGGTTGAGCGTCCTGAGCCCCGAGCAGCGCGACAGCGCCGGCGGGATCGCGCCGCCGAAGCGGTTCTCGGACAGGTCGAGGAGAGTCAGCGTCTCGGCAAACGACATCCTGGAGACGTCGCCGGACAGGTTGTTGCCTGACACGTCGAACGACTGGATGCTCGGCGCGCCGGAGAGGAGTGACTCCGGCAGCACGCCGGTGAGGTTGTTCCTCGCGAGGCTGACAGTGGTGAGGTTCGGGTACCGCGTGAGCAGGTCCCCGGGAAGGCTGCCACCAAGGCCGCCGTAGGCGAAGTCCAGCGTCTGCAGCGCGGGAGGAAGGCTGAGCAAGTCGGCGGCGTCGGCGCGGAGCGCTGCGCCGTTGCCGGACAGGTTGAGGTGTTGCAGCGTGTCGACCGCGGAGAGCGCGGCGAGCGACGCGCGTCCGGCGACGAGGCCGCTGCTGGCGAGGTCGAGCCGCGTCACcctgccgtcgccgccgtcgcacGCCACGCCGTGCCAGTTGCATGGGCCGCCGTCACTCGCACTCGGCTGCCAAGACGAGAGGACACCCCCAGGGTCTTTCTGGATGGAGGCCTTGAACCGGAGGAGGGCATCGGCGTCAGTTGCCGCCACCGGTGTAAACGCTAACGATTCGTAGATGGAGGATATGAGGAGCAAGAGGTAGAGCATGTCCATGGCGATGGCAGCAAAGCTGGGCGATCGAAAATGGATGGGAGATGAGAGGCGATCGAGTTCAAAGGAGCATTGTAC harbors:
- the LOC136539236 gene encoding brassinosteroid LRR receptor kinase BRL2-like, whose translation is MDMLYLLLLISSIYESLAFTPVAATDADALLRFKASIQKDPGGVLSSWQPSASDGGPCNWHGVACDGGDGRVTRLDLASSGLVAGRASLAALSAVDTLQHLNLSGNGAALRADAADLLSLPPALQTLDFAYGGLGGSLPGDLLTRYPNLTTVSLARNNLTGVLPESLLSGAPSIQSFDVSGNNLSGDVSRMSFAETLTLLDLSENRFGGAIPPALSRCSGLRTLNLSYNGLTGSIQESVAGIAGLEVFDVSSNHLSGPIPDNIRNSCASLTILKVSSNNITGPIPESLSACQSLRLLDAADNKLTGAIPAAVLGNLTSLESLLLSNNFISGSLPSTITSCTNLRVADLSSNKISGALPADLCSPGAALEELRMPDNMVTGTIPPGLANCSRLRVIDFSINYLRGPIPPELGQLRGLEKLVMWFNGLEGRIPAELGQCRGLRTLILNNNFIGGDIPVELFNCTGLEWVSLTSNRITGTILPEFGRLTRLAVLQLANNSLEGVIPKELGNCSSLMWLDLNSNRLTGEIPRRLGRQLGSTPLSGILSGNTLAFVRNVGNSCKGVGGLLEFAGIRPERLLQVPTLKSCDFTRLYSGAAVSGWTRYQTLEYLDLSYNALSGGIPEEFGDMVVLQVLDLARNNLTGEISASLGRLHNLGVFDVSHNALSGGIPDSFSNLSFLVQIDVSDNNLSGEIPQRGQLSTLPASQYMGNPGLCGMPLLPCGPTPRATASVLAQPDGSRSDRRALWGVILAVLVAGVVACGLAVACFVVARARRKEARQARMLSSLQDGTRTATIWKLGKAEKEALSINVATFQRQLRRLTFTQLIEATNGFSAGSLVGSGGFGEVFKATLKDGSCVAIKKLIHLSYQGNREFTAEMETLGKIKHRNLVPLLGYCKIGEERLLVYEYMSNGSLEDGLHGRALRLPWERRKRVARGAARGLCFLHHNCIPHIIHRDMKSSNVLLDGDMEARVADFGMARLISALDTHLSVSTLAGTPGYVPPEYYQSFRCTAKGDVYSLGVVFLELLTGRRPTDKEDFGDTNLVGWVKMKVREGAGKEVVDPELVIAALDGEEREMARFLELSLQCVDDFPSKRPNMLQVVATLREFDDAPPSHEQAPASACD